From Xiphophorus hellerii strain 12219 chromosome 9, Xiphophorus_hellerii-4.1, whole genome shotgun sequence, a single genomic window includes:
- the tmem44 gene encoding transmembrane protein 44 yields the protein MDGGVSTAEDELRGSSDHFLTSLGAFWLHSVASCGPPDAAHLCVPAGLTLLSAVLLLLSSLLIVCRKCKLRGEYSKETMIVFYSFLGNLCSTVGAVLARQFHLQISMAAFAALMDGVHCILCCLPVFLSWNSKTQRRLRAVKRRRRQHFLAVGVLMVVAGGFLKSRVDEPITIRSISGRKLLHSSIQISSWSLMMDSKEILGYILGLLASVIAWTSRFPALCRARRGQNLTQTFIVSGFLCSVSGALYTAAILLHDVRFRFLIRVMPWLLSSIGCVILDLLILVIHWCKIGARQKTMKLSPDMEGLLGMNTEHTAVMKQQTKQQKPPSAQTKFSVVSSKTKNVQKMTEMGQYMDVSGQQTSKLLSLKEVTLSKDGLDVGPPHRMVRVVRVDGLCSSDTSYSSSSDSTDLEWDFEAAIAQWSKPAAEPQDGDKFPLQDWPTNPKPFRVCFCSMAGLPQKSQCSANESSSAVS from the exons ATGGATGGAGGTGTCTCGACCGCTGAGGATGAGCTCAGAGGAAGCTCTGATCATTTCCTCACCAGCCTCGGCGCCTTTTGGCTTCACTCGGTCGCCAGCTGCGGGCCTCCAGACGCGGCCCATCTGTGCGTCCCCGCTGGTCTTACATTGCTTTCTGCTGTCCTATTGCTCCTTTCCTCCCTCTT GATCGTGTGTCGGAAGTGTAAATTAAGAGGAGAATATTCGAAAGAAACCATGATAGTCTTCTACAGTTTTCTGGGTAACCTGTGCAGCACTGTGGGAGCAGTTCTGGCTAGGCAGTTTCACCTACAG ATTTCTATGGCTGCTTTTGCTGCTTTAATGGATGGTGTGCACTGTATCTTGTGCTGCCTTCCGGTGTTCCTGTCTTGGAACTCCAAAACTc AGCGGAGGCTGAGGGCGGTGAAGAGGCGCAGGAGGCAGCATTTTCTGGCTGTGGGTGTGTTGATGGTGGTTGCAGGAGGGTTCCTGAAGTCCAGAGTTGATGAACCTATAACGATTAGATCCATCAGCGGAAGGAAGCTGCTGCACAGCTCCATTCAAATCTCCAGCTGGAGCCTGATGATG GACAGTAAAGAAATCCTTGGTTACATCCTGGGCCTTCTGGCCTCTGTTATTGCCTGGACCTCCAGGTTCCCTGCACTCTGCAGAGCA agGAGAGGACAGAACCTGACCCAGACGTTTATTGTTTCTGGATTTTTGTGCTCCGTATCTGGTGCCCTCTACACTGCAGCCATCCTCTTACATGACGTCCGGTTCAGATTTCTTATCAGAGTTATGCCTTGGCTGCTGTCATCAATTGGCTGTGTCATCCTGGACCTGCTT ATTTTAGTGATCCACTGGTGCAAGATAGGAGCCAGGCAGAAGACAATGAAACTATCACCAGATATGGAGGGACTTTTAGGCATGAACACTGAACATACTGCTGTCATGAAGCAGcagacaaaacagcaaaaacctCCATCAGCACAAACTAAA ttttcaGTCGTTTCCTCAAAGACAAAGAATGTACAGAAGATGACTGAGATGGGCCAATATATGGACGTCAGTGGTCAACAGACGTCTAAA ctaCTGTCCCTTAAAGAAGTGACACTGTCTAAAGATGGATTAGACGTCGGACCTCCTCACAGGATGGTGCGAGTAGTGAGAGTTGATGGTCTTTGTTCCTCTGATACATCCTATAGCTCTTCATCAGACAGCACTGATCTGGAG TGGGACTTTGAAGCTGCAATTGCACAGTGGAGtaaaccagcagcagaaccacaggACGGGGACAAGTTCCCGCTCCAAGACTGGCCAACAAACCCCAAACCCTTCAGAGTCTGCTTTTGCTCGATGGCTGGACTCCCGCAGAAGAGTCAGTGTTCTGCAAATGAGAGCAGCTCTGCTGTGAGCTGA
- the lsg1 gene encoding large subunit GTPase 1 homolog, which yields MGKKKAGGGAGLGRALMKERLQASRGNKRVDSWLHTSELNDGYDWGRLNLQSVTEQSSMDDFLATAELAGTEFVAEKLNIKFVPAEARAGLLTAEEKSRLKKLHEENKHFLRIPRRPHWDESTTPDLLQQAEKDSFLKWRRELAQLEEEQKLILTPFERNLEFWRQLWRVIERSDIVVQIVDARNPLLFRCPDLELYVKEVSQNKVNMLLVNKADLLTREQRKVWAKYFEKEGVRAVFWSALAESNRLDAEEKGMEVDDPESVESDPEADESPHSLDLSKRASKGEEKAQEGDESGIEEEQQDNVNVDEEDWQTCSEEEEEEEDEAEGETAGSSGESFHNSSRLLHKDELLEMFKASHNGPRFNEDQLTIGLVGYPNVGKSSTINTILRNKKVSVSATPGHTKHFQTLYVEPGLCLCDCPGLVMPSFVSTKAEMICSGILPIDQMRDHVPAVSLICQTIPRHVLEGTYGINVIRPREDEDPDRPPTSEELLTAYGYMRGFMTSHGQPDQPRSARYILKDYVNGKLLFCHPPPHINPEDFQSQHSKFQKRALDSLDVSAVTNRPQKIKRIENVVDKNFFHQDNVRALTKGVKSIMGYKPGSGPVGPGSGPVGPGSRPVGPGSGPVGPGSSESEAMEGKPWKKHGNRNKKEKLRRVTKHLDG from the exons ATGGGGAAGAAGAAAGCGGGAGGAGGAGCTGGACTCGGCAGAGCTCTGATGAAGGAGAGACTGCAAGCGAGCAGGGGAAACAAGAGGGTCGACTCATGG CTACACACCAGTGAGCTGAATGATGGCTACGACTGGGGTCGTTTGAACCTGCAGTCAGTGACAGAGCAGAGCTCTATGGATGACTTCCTCGCCACAGCTGAACTGGCAGGAACAGAGTTTGTTGCAG aGAAACTCAACATTAAGTTTGTTCCAGCTGAAGCCAGAGCAGGCCTGCTTACAGCTGAGGAGAAAAGCAGGTTAAAGAAGCTGCacgaagaaaacaaacatttcctccGAATTCCTCGACG CCCTCACTGGGATGAAAGCACCACCCCAGATTTACTCCAGCAGGCAGAGAAAGACAGCTTCTTGAAGTGGAGACGAGAACTTGCTCA ACTGGAGGAGGAACAGAAGTTAATTCTTACCCCGTTTGAGAGGAACCTTGAGTTCTGGCGACAGCTGTGGAGAGTCATTGAGAGAAG TGACATCGTCGTTCAGATTGTTGATGCCAGGAATCCTCTGCTGTTCAGATGTCCTGACCTG GAGCTATATGTGAAAGAAGTGTCGCAAAATAAGGTGAACATGCTTCTGGTGAACAAGGCAGACCTTTTAACCCGGGAGCAGAGGAAAGTCTGGGCCAAGTATTTTGAGAAGGAAGGTGTTAGGGCTGTTTTTTGGTCTGCTCTGGCTGAGAGTAACAGGCTGGATGCAGAAGAAAAG GGGATGGAAGTTGACGATCCAGAAAGTGTAGAAAGTGATCCAGAAGCAGATGAATCGCCACACAGTTTGGACTTAAGCAAAAGAGCGTCGAAGGGAGAAGAAAAAGCGCAGGAAGGAGACGAGAGTGGTATAGAAGAAGAGCAGCAAGACAATGTAAACGTCGATGAAGAGGACTGGCAAACCTGctcggaggaggaggaggaagaagaggacgAAGCTGAAGGAGAGACTGCTGGTTCTTCGGGTGAATCCTTCCATAACTCCAGCCGACTGCTGCACAAAGATGAGCTGTTAGAGATGTTTAAAGCGTCACATAATGGACCCAGGTTTAACGAAGATCAACTGACAATAGGACTG GTCGGGTATCCAAATGTGGGAAAGAGCTCCACCATCAACACTATTTTACGAAACAAGAAGGTGTCTGTTTCAGCAACACCAGGACACACTAAGCACTTTCAG ACTCTGTATGTGGAGCCAGGTCTGTGTCTCTGTGACTGCCCCGGTCTGGTGATGCCCTCATTTGTTTCTACCAAAGCGGAGATGATCTGCTCTGGGATTTTACCCATCGACCAGATGAGGGATCATGTACCTGCAGTCTCTCTC ATATGTCAGACAATCCCTCGACATGTTTTAGAAGGAACGTATGGCATCAACGTCATCAGACCGCGGGAAGATGAAGACCCCGACAGACCCCCCACTTCTGAGGAGCTGCTGACGGCGTATGGAT ATATGAGAGGTTTTATGACGTCGCACGGCCAACCTGATCAGCCCAGATCAGCTCGGTACATCCTCAAGGATTATGTCAAT GGTAAGCTCCTGTTCTGCCATCCTCCTCCGCACATTAATCCTGAAGACTTTCAGTCTCAGCACAGCAAATTCCAGAAGAGGGCGTTGGACAGCTTGGACGTCTCTGCCGTAACAAACAGACCACAGAAAATCAAAAGGATTGAAAATGTTGTTGACAAAAACTTCTTCCACCAG GATAATGTCCGAGCACTCACCAAAGGAGTTAAGTCCATCATGGGCTACAAACCAGGCAGCGGACCAGTTGGCCCAGGCAGCGGACCAGTTGGCCCAGGCAGCAGACCAGTTGGCCCAGGCAGCGGACCAGTCGGCCCAGGCAGCTCAGAGTCGGAGGCAATGGAGGGCAAGCCCTGGAAAAAACacggaaacagaaacaagaaggAGAAACTGCGACGGGTCACAAAGCATCTGGATGGTTGA
- the fam43a gene encoding protein FAM43A: MLLLNGNSGKMLPWKKNKFDLIEEDKQSKQKGYAVSLNYSALTSFAKSCPESALNRVGSMFKSKRKKVKITSEDPTYTVLYLGNATTIQSKGDGCTDMAVSKIWGKSEMGKNGTKMRLTVSSQGIRMVHVDDKAKRPGHLYLLHRITYCVADPRLPKIFAWIYRHEMKHKAVMLRCHAVLVSKPEKAKAMALLLYQTSATALAEFKRLKRRDDARHQQQQLIGDQTIPLVPLRKLLNGQCYYKPPVERSRSAPKLGSITEDLVGEEEEEKAMHFECEDILDSDCVNEKHELTQIINDLGEMSIGNDLQSLKADLRVTRLLSGESTGSESSIESNQELSNGLGEVKVLEVA; encoded by the exons A TGTTGCTGTTGAACGGGAACAGCGGTAAAATGCTGCCGTGGAAGAAGAACAAGTTCGATCTGATCGAGGAAGACAAGCAGTCCAAGCAGAAGGGCTATGCGGTGAGCCTCAACTACTCCGCGCTCACCTCCTTCGCCAAGTCCTGCCCCGAGAGCGCTCTCAACCGGGTGGGCAGCATGTTCAAGTCCAAGCGGAAAAAGGTGAAGATCACCAGCGAGGACCCCACGTACACGGTGCTGTATCTGGGCAACGCCACCACCATCCAGTCGAAGGGGGACGGCTGCACGGACATGGCGGTGAGCAAGATCTGGGGCAAGAGCGAGATGGGCAAGAACGGCACCAAGATGCGGCTGACCGTCAGCTCGCAGGGAATCCGGATGGTGCATGTGGACGATAAAGCCAAGAGGCCGGGACACCTGTACCTGCTGCACCGCATCACCTACTGCGTGGCGGACCCGCGGCTCCCCAAGATCTTCGCGTGGATTTACAGGCACGAGATGAAGCATAAAGCGGTGATGCTGCGCTGCCACGCCGTGCTGGTGTCCAAGCCGGAGAAAGCCAAGGCCATGGCACTGCTGCTGTACCAGACCTCCGCCACGGCTCTGGCGGAGTTCAAGAGACTGAAGCGAAGGGATGACGCCcggcaccagcagcagcagctcatcgGGGACCAGACCATCCCGCTGGTCCCGCTCAGGAAGCTGCTCAACGGACAGTGTTACTACAAGCCCCCGGTGGAGCGCAGCCGGAGTGCGCCCAAGCTGGGCTCCATTACCGAGGATCTGgtgggagaggaagaggaggagaaagcgaTGCACTTCGAGTGTGAAGACATTTTAGACTCGGATTGTGTCAACGAAAAACACGAGTTAACTCAGATCATTAATGACTTGGGGGAAATGAGCATAGGGAACGACTTGCAGAGTCTAAAGGCTGACCTCAGGGTCACCAGACTTCTCTCTGGGGAGAGCACAGGGAGCGAGTCCTCTATAGAAAGCAACCAGGAGCTCAGCAACGGGCTGGGGGAGGTCAAGGTGCTGGAAGTAGCCTGA